In the bacterium genome, TTTCAGCATTCCCATATTAGGTGAAAGGGTTAAGCCTGAAAATCCTGAATCGCCTGAAACATGGCCAAGATGTTTTCCGCCGGAACATCGGAAAGGATATTATGAACCGGAGTAAATACAAAACCGCCGTTTTTATGAAAAATCTCCAACCTTTTCTTTACATGTTCTTTGACCTGGCGGACACTGCCGCGATTCAACACCGTCCGCGTGTCGCAGCCGCCGCCCCAGAAGCAGAGCTCGCTGCCGAACTGTCTCTTGAGCTGCTCGGGCTCCATATTGCGGCTTGATGTCTGCACCGGATTAATGATTTCAAATCCGGCTTCGATCAAGTCCGGCAGCAACGAAAAGATGGATCCGCAGGAATGCAGCAGGGTGTGCATCCGGCTGTTTTTCTTGACGTAATCCGTCAAGATGCGGTGGCGGGGCTTAAAGTATCGACGATACAGCTCCGGAGACATCAACGGACCGGTATCGGATCCCAGATCATCGCCAAAGCGAATGACGTCCGCCACATCACCGACTGCGGCGCAGACCTGCGTAAGCGTCGCCAGATGGATCTCCATCAGGGCGTCCAGGAGCTTTTCCACATGACCGCTGTCCAGCACCAAGTCGGCCAAAAAGTTGTCGATCCGGCGTAGAAAAGTGCCCCACTCGAAAAGATTGCATCCGCAGACGATCACCAGCGCCCGGTCGGATTGCCGGCGCAATAACAGCGCCCTTTGGCGCAGCTGCTGCCAGAAATCCGCCTCTCCGCTGTGATCCCAGGGGCTGTGAGCTAAAGCGGACCAATGCACTTTAGCCATGGCAACCGGCAATTTTTTGAAAT is a window encoding:
- a CDS encoding methyltransferase translates to MTSRERILAAIGHKEPDRVPIDIGATPSSGISAMAYNRLKARMGFVHHPAFVYDVVQQLAQPDEAFLDHFQIDALDLGRTFNTQEHDWYATTLNDGSAARYPAWFRPVKQADGSWIAYSPAGQPIALMPSGMNFFDQTCFPYVNGYPADFKKLPVAMAKVHWSALAHSPWDHSGEADFWQQLRQRALLLRRQSDRALVIVCGCNLFEWGTFLRRIDNFLADLVLDSGHVEKLLDALMEIHLATLTQVCAAVGDVADVIRFGDDLGSDTGPLMSPELYRRYFKPRHRILTDYVKKNSRMHTLLHSCGSIFSLLPDLIEAGFEIINPVQTSSRNMEPEQLKRQFGSELCFWGGGCDTRTVLNRGSVRQVKEHVKKRLEIFHKNGGFVFTPVHNILSDVPAENILAMFQAIQDFQA